One stretch of Meriones unguiculatus strain TT.TT164.6M chromosome 7, Bangor_MerUng_6.1, whole genome shotgun sequence DNA includes these proteins:
- the Hsd17b1 gene encoding 17-beta-hydroxysteroid dehydrogenase type 1, translated as MSSRHNKRWSACRLEKSQADSQPSLPLGPSLLSTPVLFHMDRHGTIVLITGCSSGIGLHLAVRLASDPSQGFKVYATLRDLKAQGPLLEAARARGCPPGSLETLELDVRDSKSVAAAQARVTEGRVDVLVCNAGRGLFGPLEAYEQDAVGAVLDVNVVGTIRMLQAFLPDMKRRRSGRVLVTASVGGLMGLPFHEVYCASKFAVEGLCESLAILLPLFGVHLSLIECGAVLTAFHEKLEGGPGGALERADAQTRHYFAHYQGHYEQVLREAQDPEEVVEVFLTALRAPQPALRYFSTDRFLPLARMRTEDASGSSYVAFMRQEFSSALICVPECVSESSNREKN; from the exons ATGTCGAGCAGACACAACAAAAGGTGGAGCGCTTGCAGGCTGGAGAAGAGCCAAGCAGATAGCCAGCCCAGCCTGCCACTCGGACCCTCCCTGCTCTCAACTCCAGTCCTCTTCCACATGGACCGGCACGGTACCATAGTGCTCATCACCGGCTGCTCCTCCGGAATCGGCCTGCACTTGGCTGTTCGCCTGGCTTCTGACCCTTCCCAGGGCTTTAAAG TGTATGCCACATTGAGGGACCTGAAGGCACAGGGACCGCTGCTGGAGGCGGCGCGGGCTCGGGGATGCCCTCCGGGCTCCCTGGAGACACTGGAATTGGATGTCAGAGACTCAAAATCTGTGGCCGCTGCCCAGGCGCGCGTGACCGAGGGTCGTGTGGATGTGCTGG tgTGTAATGCGGGCCGCGGCCTATTCGGGCCCCTGGAAGCGTATGAGCAGGACGCAGTGGGCGCCGTGCTGGACGTGAATGTGGTCGGGACCATTAGGATGCTGCAGGCCTTTCTGCCAGACATGAAGAGGCGCCGCTCCGGGCGTGTGCTGGTGACCGCGAGTGTGGGAGGCTTGATGG GGCTGCCGTTCCACGAAGTTTACTGCGCCAGCAAGTTCGCCGTGGAAGGTCTGTGCGAGAGTCTGGCGATCCTGCTGCCGCTCTTTGGAGTCCA CCTGAGCCTCATCGAGTGCGGGGCAGTGCTCACAGCCTTCCACGAGAAGCTGGAAGGCGGCCCCGGGGGGGCCCTGGAACGAGCAGATGCCCAGACGCGTCACTACTTTGCGCACTACCAGGGTCATTACGAGCAAGTCCTGAGGGAAGCGCAGGACccggaggaggtggtggag GTCTTCCTGACCGCGCTGCGAGCCCCGCAGCCCGCGCTGCGCTACTTCTCCACGGACCGCTTTCTGCCGCTGGCTCGCATGCGCACGGAGGATGCCAGCGGCAGCAGCTACGTCGCCTTCATGCGCCAGGAGTTCTCCAGCGCCCTCATCTGCGTTCCGGAGTGTGTGTCTGAATCAAGTAACCGGGAAAAGAACTAA
- the Naglu gene encoding alpha-N-acetylglucosaminidase, protein MCCERSACEVGTMGAAVLAAVLGVFLLARGSVGDEAREAKAVRELVARLLGPGPAAEFLVSVERTLAAEPGLDTYSLSGGGGAPVRVRGSTGVAAAAGLHRYLRDFCGCQVAWSGSQLRLPRPLPAVPEELTEATPNRYRYYQNVCTHSYSFVWWDWARWEQEIDWMALNGINLALAWSGQEAIWQRVYLALGLTQSEIDDYFTGPAFLAWERMGNLHTWGGPLSQSWHLKQLYLQHRILDRMRSFGMIPVLPAFAGHVPKAITRVFPLVNVTQLGSWGHFNCSYSCSFLLAPGDPMFPLIGSLFLRELTREFGTDHIYGADTFNEMQPPSSDPSYLTAATSAVYEAMTAVDPDALWLLQGWLFQHQPQFWGPSQVKAVLEAVPRGRLLVLDLFAESRPVYIRTASFHGQPFIWCMLHNFGGNHGLFGALEDVNRGPQAARLFPRSTMVGTGMAPEGIGQNEVVYALMAELGWRKDPVPDLAAWVSSFASRRYGVSQPEAEVAWRLLLKSVYNCSGEACSGHNRSPLVKRPSLQMSTTVWYNRMDVFEAWRLLLAAAPNLTTSPAFRYDLLDLTRQAVQELVSLCYEEARTSYLNQELDRLLRAGGLLVSELLPALDELLASDRRFLLGSWLEQARAVAVSEAEARFYEQNSRYQVTLWGPEGNILDYANKQLAGLVADYYQPRWGLFLETLAHSLARGVPFQQHQFEKKVFPLEQAFVNNDKRYPSQPQGDTVDLAKKIFLKYHPRAGSL, encoded by the exons ATGTGTTGTGAGCGGTCCGCCTGCGAGGTTGGCACCATGGGAGCCGCGGTGCTGGCCGCGGTCCTGGGGGTCTTCCTTCTGGCCAGGGGCTCGGTGGGCGACGAGGCCCGGGAGGCAAAAGCCGTCCGGGAGCTGGTGGCCCGGCTGCTGGGGCCAGGGCCGGCGGCCGAGTTCTTGGTGTCGGTGGAGCGCACCCTGGCGGCCGAGCCGGGCCTGGACACCTACAGCCtgagcggcggcggcggggcgcCGGTGCGTGTGCGCGGCTCCACGGGCGTGGCGGCCGCCGCGGGGCTGCACCGCTACCTGCGTGACTTCTGCGGCTGCCAGGTGGCCTGGTCCGGCTCTCAGCTGCGCCTGCCGCGGCCGCTGCCCGCCGTGCCGGAAGAGCTGACCGAAGCCACGCCCAACAG GTACCGCTATTACCAGAATGTGTGTACGCACAGCTACTCCTTCGTGTGGTGGGACTGGGCCCGTTGGGAGCAAGAGATTGACTGGATGGCGCTGAATGGCATCAACCTGGCGCTGGCTTGGAGTGGCCAGGAGGCCATCTGGCAACGG GTGTACTTGGCCTTGGGCCTGACCCAGTCGGAGATTGACGACTACTTCACCGGTCCTGCTTTCCTGGCCTGGGAACGGATGGGTAATCTGCACACCTGGGGTGGCCCCCTGTCCCAGTCCTGGCACCTCAAGCAACTCTACCTTCAG CATCGGATCCTGGACCGGATGCGCTCCTTTGGCATGATCCCAGTGCTGCCTGCCTTCGCAGGGCATGTCCCCAAGGCCATCACCAG GGTGTTCCCACTGGTCAACGTCACCCAGTTGGGGAGCTGGGGACATTTCAATTGCTCCTACTCCTGCTCCTTCCTTCTGGCTCCAGGAGACCCCATGTTCCCCCTCATTGGGAGCCTCTTCCTCCGGGAGCTGACCAGAGAGTTTGGCACAGACCACATCTATGGGGCTGACACCTTCAATGAGATGCAGCCTCCCTCCTCGGATCCCTCCTACCTCACCGCAGCCACCTCAGCAGTCTATGAGGCCATGACCGCTG TGGACCCTGATGCCCTGTGGCTTCTCCAAGGCTGGCTCTTCCAGCACCAGCCTCAGTTCTGGGGCCCCTCACAGGTCAAGGCCGTGCTGGAGGCTGTGCCCCGCGGTCGTCTCCTGGTCCTGGACCTGTTTGCCGAGAGCCGCCCTGTTTACATCCGCACGGCCTCCTTCCACGGCCAGCCCTTCATCTGGTGCATGCTTCACAACTTTGGGGGTAACCACGGCCTGTTTGGAGCCCTCGAGGATGTGAACCGAGGCCCCCAGGCGGCCCGCCTCTTCCCCAGGTCCACCATGGTGGGCACCGGCATGGCCCCGGAGGGCATCGGCCAGAATGAAGTGGTCTACGCCCTCATGGCCGAGCTGGGCTGGCGCAAGGACCCTGTGCCAGATTTGGCGGCCTGGGTGAGCAGCTTCGCCAGCCGCCGATACGGCGTCTCCCAGCCGGAGGCGGAGGTGGCCTGGAGGCTGCTACTCAAGAGTGTCTACAACTGCTCTGGGGAGGCCTGCAGCGGGCACAACCGAAGCCCTCTGGTCAAGCGGCCATCCCTACAGATGAGCACCACTGTCTGGTACAACCGAATGGATGTCTTCGAGGCGTGGCGGCTGCTGTTAGCGGCCGCTCCCAACCTGACCACCAGCCCGGCCTTCCGCTATGACCTGCTGGACCTCACGCGCCAAGCAGTGCAGGAGCTGGTCAGCCTGTGCTACGAGGAGGCAAGGACCTCGTACCTGAACCAGGAACTTGACCGGCTGCTCAGGGCTGGGGGCCTCCTGGTCTCCGAGCTCCTGCCTGCCCTAGATGAGCTGCTGGCTAGCGACAGGCGCTTCTTGCTGGGCAGCTGGTTGGAACAGGCCAGGGCGGTGGCCGTGAGTGAAGCCGAGGCCCGGTTCTATGAACAGAACAGCCGCTACCAGGTCACCCTCTGGGGGCCAGAGGGCAACATTTTGGACTATGCCAATAAGCAGCTGGCGGGACTGGTGGCTGATTACTACCAGCCACGCTGGGGCCTCTTCCTGGAGACTCTGGCCCACAGCCTAGCCAGAGGTGTCCCCTTCCAGCAACACCAGTTTGAGAAGAAGGTTTTTCCGCTAGAGCAGGCCTTCGTTAACAACGACAAGAGATATCCCAGTCAGCCCCAGGGCGACACTGTGGACCTAGCCAAGAAGATCTTCCTCAAATACCACCCCCGGGCTGGCTCTTTGTGA